A single window of Salminus brasiliensis chromosome 18, fSalBra1.hap2, whole genome shotgun sequence DNA harbors:
- the mat2b gene encoding methionine adenosyltransferase 2 subunit beta isoform X2 has translation MPGFDFGEFEEDVYTPYRRVLVTGATGLLGRAVYKEFQNNDWDALGSGYNRARPRFLRCNLLDEDAVRAVIHDFQPHVIVHCAAERRPDVVEHHTEAALNLNVHACATLAKEAAGIFLLYISTDYVFDGRNPPYGENDAPNPLNMYGKSKLEGEREILRHCPGAAILRVPILYGEVEKVEESAVTVLWDRVQEGAESCTIDHCQQRFPTYTHDVARVCRNMAERALQDPSLRGIFHYSGKEQMTKYEMACAIADAFNLPSSHLIPLTEQPAGAGAQRPQNAQLECSRLELLGLSVEPTPFKTAVRDSLWPFLHDKRWRQTVFH, from the exons ATGCCTGGATTTGATTTTGGCGAGTTTGAG GAGGATGTGTACACCCCTTACAGGCGTGTGCTTGTGACGGGAGCGACTGGTCTTCTCGGGCGTGCGGTCTACAAAGAGTTCCAGAACAATGACTGGGATGCACTCGGCTCGGGGTACAACCGTGCTCGCCCTCGTTTCCTGAGGTGCAACCTGCTGGACGAAGATGCTGTGCGAGCGGTTATTCACGACTTTCAG CCCCATGTGATCGTGCActgtgctgctgagaggaggCCAGACGTGGTGGAGCATCACACAGAGGCAGCCTTGAACCTGAACGTACATGCATGTGCTACTCTGGCAAAAGAAGCAG CTGGCATCTTCCTGCTCTACATTAGCACGGATTATGTATTCGATGGACGTAATCCCCCATACGGAGAAAATGATGCACCAAACCCATTGAACATGTATGGGAAGTCCAAActtgaaggagaaagagagattctCAGACACTGTCCAG GTGCTGCTATATTACGCGTGCCTATTTTGTATGGAGAGGTGGAGAAGGTGGAGGAGAGTGCAGTAACGGTGCTGTGGGACCGCGTCCAGGAAGGGGCAGAGAGCTGCACTATAGACCACTGCCAGCAGCGCTTCCCCACCTACACGCATGATGTGGCACGCGTCTGCAGGAACATGGCTGAGAGGGCTCTTCAG GATCCATCCTTGCGAGGGATCTTCCATTATTCTGGCAAAGAGCAGATGACCAAATATGAGATGGCCTGTGCCATTGCAGATGCATTTAACCTGCCCAGCAGTCACCTCATACCG ctgacGGAGCAGCCTGCTGGTGCCGGGGCTCAGAGGCCACAGAACGCGCAGTTGGAGTGCTCTCGTCTGGAGCTGCTTGGTCTAAGTGTTGAACCCACCCCCTTCAAAACGGCTGTAAGAGACAGTCTGTGGCCCTTCCTCCATGACAAACGCTGGAGACAGACCGTCTTTCACTga
- the mat2b gene encoding methionine adenosyltransferase 2 subunit beta isoform X1, whose product MSEREKELKIHFSPGHVQLVQEDVYTPYRRVLVTGATGLLGRAVYKEFQNNDWDALGSGYNRARPRFLRCNLLDEDAVRAVIHDFQPHVIVHCAAERRPDVVEHHTEAALNLNVHACATLAKEAAGIFLLYISTDYVFDGRNPPYGENDAPNPLNMYGKSKLEGEREILRHCPGAAILRVPILYGEVEKVEESAVTVLWDRVQEGAESCTIDHCQQRFPTYTHDVARVCRNMAERALQDPSLRGIFHYSGKEQMTKYEMACAIADAFNLPSSHLIPLTEQPAGAGAQRPQNAQLECSRLELLGLSVEPTPFKTAVRDSLWPFLHDKRWRQTVFH is encoded by the exons atgagtgagagagagaaagagctcaAAATACATTTTAGCCCCGGACATGTGCAGCTTGTGCAG GAGGATGTGTACACCCCTTACAGGCGTGTGCTTGTGACGGGAGCGACTGGTCTTCTCGGGCGTGCGGTCTACAAAGAGTTCCAGAACAATGACTGGGATGCACTCGGCTCGGGGTACAACCGTGCTCGCCCTCGTTTCCTGAGGTGCAACCTGCTGGACGAAGATGCTGTGCGAGCGGTTATTCACGACTTTCAG CCCCATGTGATCGTGCActgtgctgctgagaggaggCCAGACGTGGTGGAGCATCACACAGAGGCAGCCTTGAACCTGAACGTACATGCATGTGCTACTCTGGCAAAAGAAGCAG CTGGCATCTTCCTGCTCTACATTAGCACGGATTATGTATTCGATGGACGTAATCCCCCATACGGAGAAAATGATGCACCAAACCCATTGAACATGTATGGGAAGTCCAAActtgaaggagaaagagagattctCAGACACTGTCCAG GTGCTGCTATATTACGCGTGCCTATTTTGTATGGAGAGGTGGAGAAGGTGGAGGAGAGTGCAGTAACGGTGCTGTGGGACCGCGTCCAGGAAGGGGCAGAGAGCTGCACTATAGACCACTGCCAGCAGCGCTTCCCCACCTACACGCATGATGTGGCACGCGTCTGCAGGAACATGGCTGAGAGGGCTCTTCAG GATCCATCCTTGCGAGGGATCTTCCATTATTCTGGCAAAGAGCAGATGACCAAATATGAGATGGCCTGTGCCATTGCAGATGCATTTAACCTGCCCAGCAGTCACCTCATACCG ctgacGGAGCAGCCTGCTGGTGCCGGGGCTCAGAGGCCACAGAACGCGCAGTTGGAGTGCTCTCGTCTGGAGCTGCTTGGTCTAAGTGTTGAACCCACCCCCTTCAAAACGGCTGTAAGAGACAGTCTGTGGCCCTTCCTCCATGACAAACGCTGGAGACAGACCGTCTTTCACTga
- the LOC140539450 gene encoding uncharacterized protein yields the protein MNYDHPPPYTGPGPAAPGYPPPNAPGYPPQGYPPQGYPAPAYPAPTDQQPYPNYPPGPPGPYPVQPGYQGYQVPPQPPYGGPAYGEPPKNTVYVVEQGRRDDSGEQACLTACWTALCCCCLWDMMT from the exons ATGAATTACGATCATCCTCCCCCGTACACTGGCCCTGGCCCTGCAGCCCCGGGGTACCCTCCCCCAAATGCTCCTGGTTATCCTCCTCAGGGTTACCCGCCTCAGGGCTACCCTGCACCGGCCTACCCTGCTCCCACAGATCAACAGCCTTATCCCAACTACCCCCCCGGACCTCCTGGACCATACCCAGTCCAGCCGGGTTATCAGGGATATCAGGTACCCCCACAACCACCGTATGGAGGACCAGCATATGGGGAGCCACCTAAAAACACAG TGTATGTGGTGGAACAGGGACGGCGAGATGATTCTGGAGAGCAGGCTTGTCTGACCGCCTGCTGGACGGCACTATGTTGCTGTTGTCTGTGGGACATGATGACCTAA